The following nucleotide sequence is from Amia ocellicauda isolate fAmiCal2 chromosome 14, fAmiCal2.hap1, whole genome shotgun sequence.
ggaactccactaacaacctcactccattctaattttcattaagatgctcctctattttctgtctaatcattttttccaacattttacaggtgatgcaggtgagactgattggtctataatttcctggctcagttttgtcccctttcttgtggattggtttgacatttgctgtcttccagtcagtttgcacatcccctgttctaagtgtcatttggaatatttgagttagcggcctataaataattttcctaatttctttaagtactgttggagtatacacactgacacacatacacacacattttgacaCATAcagccacacactcacacacacactgatgtaACTGTAATGTACAGGTGCTGCTTCACTGGAAGAGGAGgtggagagggatggagagagtagGGCAGGGgctgaggaagagagggagacggacagagagcgagggagggagagagaagaggagcgGCAGTCCCCCTCCAGCCCGGACAaggtatctgtctgtgtgtctgtctctgcatctccgtgtctgtctgtctgtctgtataagTTTAAACTCTCACTTCCTGTTTTTTTAGCAGCCTGTGGACGTCCCACCAATCAGCTGCCTGAACTCCCCAGACCAACCTCCTTCTGTGAAGTCACCAACAGGGGGCACCAATGGAAGGAAGGTCCCGCCTCCCACCCCGCCTCCCATCCCGCCCTCTTCCCTGAAACCTGGACTCGGACAGGGTGAGGTCAGCGTCACTCAAGGTAACAGACAGCCTCAGATTTGATATGATCTAGAAGGATCAGGTGACCATACTTTTGCTGTAAGTAATCCTTGAAAGAATTCAAGTAATTACAAAATGCCGCCGAAGCGCGAGATGAATCGAGAGCACGGAAAATCCTCAAAGCGTCAGACAGATTCTGTAGCTCTGTGTCACGCTGGATTTTATGCAATAGGCTGATTCTGTTTTGTATATTAGGAATTtgtaatagaaaaaaataaaataactgcattgaTCTTATTTTGAGTATAATGTTAACTTGGTCTATTGCTACGCAGTACATATGTACACATGGATCTTCATTTCTAGACTATTTTGTTGATTGAAATGGGAATATTATTACAAAGTATCTAGTCTTTCACCTTATTTTCCTAACAATGTGGCCCACAACAAAATTGGAATTCTCTTCAATGGCCCTCCAGCCCCAAACCCCTGATCTAGAATGACTGATGCAATTTTATTGTCCgcaattattgttttaattatttttattataataattattattattactatagcTAGCTGCACTCTGTGCATAGTGAGGGGGCGCTGTATCTGATTGtgctgttattataattattgttttatagaCGAAGTGATCAGAGTTACAGCTCCAGTGAAACCACAGAGATCAAAAAAAGCCCTGTCCTGTGACACAGGTACTGTCCAtgtgtccgtgtgtctgtctgtccttgtgtctgtctgtctgtctctctctctcgttctttGTGGGTCACTCAgtcacaatgtgtgtgtgtgtttctatcaGGCAGTGACAAGGACAGCCCTAACCCCCAGGAGAAGGCCTCGGACAGGAAACCCCCAGTGAAAAAACCCAGAATACCCCAGAATGCCCGGATACGCTCCTTGGATGagccaggtgtgtgtgtgtgtgtgtgtgtgtgtgtgtgtgtgagagagagtgagagtgtgtgtgtgtgtgtgtgtgtgtgagagagagagagagagtgagagcatgtatgtgtgtgtgtgtgagagagtctcttttaatttcagttttctctctcttacGTTTCTAGGCAATGGGAACGTAGCACCTGGAAACAGTGAGGCATCATGACGGCAACGGAACTTGGAAAGGAGTCGTCGCGGCAACGATCACAGCTGGAACATTCCGACTGACTGAACACTCTGTGTTGGGACAGCgagaccgacacacacacacacacacacacacacacacacacacacagacacgacCCAGTCCGTCaggcactgtatgtatattcatatatatgtattaactgtaaagagagagaaagagcgacagagagggagagcgagagggagaatTTATAATTAAGGCCATATATCTatccatatatataaatacatatacacacatataggtGTATAGGACAGACAGATGGACGGACAGACTGACAGGGGTCCTAACACTCCGGCCgcgactgactgactgtgatTGTGGCTCCCTCCGCAGTCTATGGGCCTGTATCTGGATGCCATTCCTCTGCGGGAACGCCAGGGGGCAGTGTGGACACTCCAGAAAATATTGTTTGCTTGATTATGATTAatgtgattatgattattattattattattaagcataTTCCTTTGAAATGAGTAATGAATTATTGGAATAAGTAGTTTGCAAAATTGTATACTActggtcttttttttgtttttgtttttatttagtccATCACCGTGTAACGTTGTATTATATTACTATCACAGTCTATGATATGATATAAATGATGTAAATAAGAGAGTTCTGCAGCTCCAAGGGTGCCTGTTCTGCCAGGAGTGTTATATTGCTGCCCCTGTTCTGTGACAGCAGTGCCCAGCCTGCGACGCCTGCCTGGCTGACTTCCGGCGCTGCTCTGACGCGGGTTCTTTCACGGTTGTGACCGACGCCAGTCACAGTGTCCAGATCGCGCTGTTTCTAGAACCCATGGCGGAGCTCGGCCTGGCAGCGTTGCACTCTGGGAGCATTTGCCGCACAGCTCTCGCACCTCTGCAGCACCACGCCTTCTTCTTTCTACTGTTcgtcttgcattctctctctcctcctctcctcttctctctctgtctatattgaattgtaatatattttctaaGCTGAATAAAAGAATAAAGAGCTGCGGCGAAAGACCGGGTGGGTGTGCCGTTCTGTGTTGTGTTACCGAGACTCACCAGCACACTatacaaatattacaattaaatcatttaatgtgaaaaaaaagtACTGTCACGTGCAAAGTATCTGCagattttttaattgtgtattatTCCAGTGAGCTGCAGTACCCCTGCTGTGCTGTGAGGGGCAcagtctcactctctctcactgcattattaatattaacacTTCTGTCTGGGTGTCCGTCTAGCACTTGTGAAGAACGGAACCGCGGAACCCGGTCGCCATGGCAAccgtcgggggtggggggggcatgaTGTCACAGCTGCCGTTGCCATGCTGACGGAGAATCGGCTTATCCCTGTTTAAACAGAGAGGGGGTGAGATTGAAGTTAATCAGGGAGAATGGTAACGAAGGCCGACACTGATCtgtacagtgagagagagagagagagagagtggagggggagggggcagagagagggagagaggaagggagaggggtagaaagagagagagagagagaccatgtGTGGAGCATGCTGGAGTTCAACCCTGAGCAGCCCAGGCAACACTGTCACTCATTTCATCACAGAACTTAACTTGAATGCAAACTATAGGTCAATTAATTACTGTAATGCTTTGTCTCCAGTCTGGGCCacatactatagtatactataCCATACCATActacagtccacacagcactggctgCAGTCTGGGGAGCTGTCTGTCTATTGATTATAGATTGTGTACTGAAACAAATCACTTCAATATAAAGATAAATgattatatatctttttttaatcattatttttctttaaaacaaattacaaaatatacaacaCAGACAGGGTGCTCAGTACGGGACTGAAAGAGGAACAATCAGAACTCAGACTGGGAAAAAACACATTCCGGAATTCTACGACATTCAGAGAACGcagtgcccccccccaccccctagcgTGAAGGCGGAGTTGTGAATATTGATTGAGTGACACAACGGACAGAACAGTgtgcatgtctgtctgtctgtctgtccgtctatCAAGACACTAGACTACTGCACCAGTTAACTATACAGAGAGCCACTTCAGATTGTGTAGACATTCATCAGACGCACATACACGCAGTCAGTTCccatatatacaaacaaaacagtagAATGTATCTTTATATGATTGAAACCGttacaaaatatttgaaaaaaatcGAGTTTCacaagagcagcagcagcagtgatgTCTGGCTACAATTCAAACACAGTTAaggcatacaaaaaaaaaaaaaaaacagcgacTACTGCCGGGACTACTTTCTCTCGTATCCATCCCCCGGCAGCCAGTCTTAATCACGGACCCAAACCCGCTACGGGCGTTAAAAAatagaccccccccaccccaacccagtCAATTACTCTGATCAATGCATACAATCCAGAAATTAACACAAAAATGACTCggacaaaaaggaaaacaaaaaaaggaaaataaaataaatcatgtcTTTTGTTAATTAGTCATTGGAGGATTCTACGTTACAACATTCTGGGCaccaaaattaatacaaaataaatacaaatgttaattAACAATAATATGGAACTAAATTTAGTTAATCGAATAGACAAGAGGCTGAGAATTGGGGTgtccagtcagtgagtgtgtctgtattaacacCCTCTCTAAAAGTGTGCAGACATATAGAGAGGGGTGtacaggttgtgtgtgtgtttgagtgagaTAGGGCAGGGTGGTCAGAGACActgcgagtgtgtgtgcgtgtgttgtacacagttgagtgagtgtgtacaagtgtgtgtgtgtgtgtgtgtgcgattgAGGTAGGGTGTGGGGGTGGTCAGAGACACTGAGTGGAGAGCAGGGCAGTGCTGGGGAGGAGTGTTAGTGTCCCGTGTCCTCCGGTCTCGCAGCGTCGGTGTGGGGTTGTGtggcagtgtcagtgtcagtgttgtgtAGCGGTCATTCTGGGTGTGTACTGCAGTGAGTGTGCAgtgatctttaaaaaaaaaacaaagactaatccTATACTGGGAAAACCTAAACTTGTCTGTTAGTCTGTCTGTTGCTCTATTCAGCATTCtgcctctttctctttctcctcctctccctcggCCTTTCCCTTGCCCTCCCCCTGGGCCTCCTCCCCGCCCGTGGGAGATGGGTTGATGGGCGCCCTCTCCTCCTTCTCGCCCTCGCTGGCCGCTCCTTCGCTCGCCGCCCCCGTCTCGTCCTCTGCCGGGTACACCACCACACAGAACTTCTGTCCCAGGTACGTCATCTtgtctgagagggagagagagagagagagagagagaggaagagagagagagtgggagaggaagagacagatggagggagggagagaaagggagagaattGAGTAAATTACAACGACTACTACAATTTCACTACTACAGCCAatgctacaacaacaacaacaacaacaacaacaacaagggcTGCCGTACCGACGAGCCTGTCGAAGCACTGGGGCTTGTTCTGCCAGTACACGCCCAGGAAGTAGACCGGCACGCCTGTGAGCATGATGGCCAGGCCGATGCCACACACCACCGGCTCCGAGTAGAGGCTGAATACCAGCAGGAAGGCCCAGAACAGCAGGTACACCACGGGGAACACCAGGCTGACCTGAGAGAGAGcgcgaaagagagagagatatcaaTAATACGGTTTATGAAATATTGGTGCTGATTTATTTAATCTAATAACGCACAGCTACACAAGGGAAGCGCTGACACACTAACTGCGCTCAGACATCGACTACGACCGCAATGCAGGGGAGATGCGCgctcccctccccctgcccAATCAGAGGGCCGCATGCATCTCCCCCCGGAGGCTCACCTTGATCGGCCGGACGATGTCGGGCTGTTTCCAGCGCAGAACGATCTGCCCGGCGACGGTGACGCCGTAGAACAGGTAGTTGATGAAGCCCACGTAGTTGATGAGGGTGTACATGTCGCTGGTGCAGAGCATGAGCAAGGTGGACACGCACTGCAGGGGGGCGAGACGGGGGGTTAGTACAGACACACGCATGTGCGTAACGGGCCAGCCGGTGCGCTGGTCGCCGCGCAGGGGCGGTAGGGTCTCACCGTGAACAGCAGCGCGGGGATGGGGGTGCAGCGCTTGATGTGGATCATGGCCAGTAGCCGTGGCAGGTGGCCCTCCCTCGCCCCCGCGAAGAACAGcctgtgacagagagagagagaaaggaagagcaagggagggagagaggaagagagagagagagagagagggagggagagaaatatTTAGTGGACACAATACTACATAAACAGGACTCTGAAacaaacagagagagggagagagagagagagggggagtgagGGAGGGATGGGGAGGCTGACCTGGAGGAGGTGAAGAGGGAGCCGTTGACCCCTCCGAAGGTGGAAAGTGCCACGGAGATGGGCATGATCCATGACATCACACCCAGCAGCTTCTCACCAaatgtctgagagagagagagtggtgtTTAATACacactacagacagacagagagagagagagagagagaggtggaggaaAGACAGACTGGCGGACAGACTGACCACGGCGACTGCGTTGGAGGCCAGTAGCTCCTGGGGGCTCATGGCCGTGACATAGGCCACGTTGGCAAACACGTACACGAAGGTCACCAGCGGGATGGAGATGAAAATCGCCCGAGGGAGGTTCctgagggggaggggagagagagagggggaggttAATACAGTGATTCTATAACACGGCTCTACACTACACAGAGACTGTGTACACTGTACTGAGAGCGTGAGCTGGGTGGTGGGCCCCAGGTTGGCCCCAGGTTGGGCCCTGGCCGGCCGTGCTGACCTGTAGGGGTCGACCAGTTCCTCCGTGACGTAGTTGAGGAAGTTCCAGCCCCCGTATGCGAAGGAGCCCTGCAGGAAGGCCAGAGCAATCAGCCCCACGTCCGGCTCCACGAACGACTCGAACGCCTGCGCTGGCTGCAGCCAGTAGTACTctcctgaacacacacacagacagggttAACACTGCAATACTGCCCTGGACAGATGgtcgagagaaagagagagatacagagggagggagagagagatacagagggagggaggtatCAGTGAGAGAGTCAGCAAATCTggggtcagtcagtcagtaataATGTGAAACTCGAGGGAATCACAAGACACAAGACAccccccatctctctgtctctctctctctccaaacgAAGACAATAAGAGACAGACCAAGGGATAGAAAGACaaagacacaaacagacagacgaAAAAGTGCTTTAAATCCATCAGTCAGTGAGCCAGTATGTCCGGGCATCAGTGAGCGTGTCAGTGTGTCCAGGCATCTGTATGTCCGGGCGTCAGTGAGTCAGCATTTCCAAGCGTCGGTATGTCCGCTCGTCAGTGTGTCGGGGCGTCAGTGTGTCCGCCTGTCTGGGTGTCAGGGTGTCGGAACCTCAGTGTTTCAGGGCGTCAGTACCTTTGCAGATCTGCACGATGcccatgatgatgatgagggcGAGGGCGAGCAGCTTCCCTGCCGTGAACACGTCCTGCACGCGTGTGGCCCAGCGCACACTGGCGCAGTTCACCCAGGTCAGCAGcactgcggggggggggggagagggttaATGCACACACTGAGGGAGACTGGATGCGACAGTAACACAgcgccgagagagagagaggtagtaCATCTATCTGCTTTAGCTATACTGTGAtcggtcatgccaataaagcaccattTGAATTTGGAtttgggagagagggagagagagaaagagagagagagtaagggAGGGAGGCGGGGAGAGAGGGTTAACAGTCTCAGTCCAAGTCTCGGCCCTCGTGAGCGTCTGGCTGCAAGTTCAGCCCTGCGGCACTGATCTGTTCCCACgatcccccccccctctctctctctctctctccctcccttcctcattccctccttttcacacctgcctgccATGCAGCTCATGGGTCTATTGTCCTCCCAGGCCATCAGTCAGACAGTGGGCTCAGTCAGTCTAGTCGAGTTAATAACACTCAATAGTTTAACAGACATAGACAAACCATTAATATCAACACAAACCGTGAagctgcaataataataattacacaacaataaatctgtttctctctctgttccaCAGAAAAACAGGATCTCTCTATGGCAACCgaccaaaacacaaaaaaactgctGATTTTGCCGTTTCTCCAGCCTGCCCAGCAACAATAGGCCAATGAAAACAAAGCATAGACCTGACATGCTGCTCAGCCAATCGTGGAAGGGGGGGGGACAGAAAAAAGACATGCCTCCCAGCAACAGAACAGTGGCACTCAATGACCTCGTTCACCTTGGAACATCTATCCAGCAGCCAATCAGAAAATAGCATTGGCTAAGAATCTGGGCTAATCTGCCTGGCAATAAAATGATTGTttttgagagtgtgtgtgaaagagagagagagagagagagagagacgtacACAGTATAACAATCACATGCCAATAAAgccaatttgaatttgaataaaataaagcagaaaTGGAGAGGCCGAGACTGGGGAGGAGGCCGGGGTTATACAGACACATGActggactgactggacactatagcgcCTCGCTGACCTCTATGccgagagaggaggaggaggagagggagggaagtgTCAGGACAGTACAGATGGAGAGACACAGGGAGTCTCTGTCTCCACACGGTCTTCACACCTCCCTCCCGCTCTCGTGGTATTTGGCCTGCGAGTGTGAAATTGGTTTCCCTCCATctatctcctctctctctctctctctctctctctctctctctgtccaagcgttactgtgctgtagtgtccagtcagtgtatcagtattaaaccccttccctccctctctcgctctctctctctctctcactcacgcAGACAGACGGCGGCCAGCAGGCGCAGCCCGGTCTCCGGCGCGAAGCAGGTGGGGAAGAGGGGCTGCAGGACGTAGTTGGAGAAGGTGAGGGCGATGACCGCCTGGTTGGTGGGGTAGATCACCAGCACAGCGATCCACAGTCGCAGGaacctgacacagagagagagagggttcaTACAGACACCTGGACTGCCTGGACACCAGAGCACACtcacactgtctgtctgtcggtgtcagagggtgtgtgtcagtgtgtgtgtatatatgtgcgtCAGTGTATCTGGGTGTGCCTAGGTGTGTGCACCAGTGcgtctgtatatgtgtgtcatTGTGCCAGTGTGTCTGGGTGAGAGATACTGACTAGACTAATTAGTGCCAGCTGCCAAAAGCCCAGCGCTTTAGCGACCTTATCTTAACGAGCTGGGCAGTAGAAGCATATTCTTATTTATCTATTGTGAGAATTTCCAGTATTGAGCAGCTGTATTGAACAAAATAATTACATCGGGCTGAAACAGGATCTGTGCGttttctgcctctctctccgtgTTGTGAGAAGCCTGACGCAGACAAAACATTTACTTTCCTCGCCTTGATAAACATGCATGGACAAACATGATAACAAATCCTCCTGTTGTTTCTGCGAGTCGCGCACAAGGTCACGGacatggggggggtgggggggaatttTCCTGCATGGGTCTAACGAAGGGCTCCGATTATTCAGCAGTTTATATAATATGCTCGAGACGCAAATTAATCAGTGCTTAATGAATATTCATTGGATCCATTAATTCCATATATGGACTTTTTCTTTGTTCCGTCTCAAGGTCTTGACCTATAAAAGGACCGCAGGCATTATTCTCAGGGCTCGATTATTTGATTACCGTTATCCAACAAACATCTTATTGATTGTTTCTATGATTTTGTGTATAAAGTATGAAATAGgctcatacagtaacagcaggcTAATTAGGCGATGGGGATTCTGGGAGAAATACATGACAGATGTAacaattgtgtattttattatgtgGGGTTCGTATTCATCTAActtttttgtactttgtaattATATTGGGTCGCCAATGTTAATTAAACAGTGGTTTAACTGCAACACCTGATTTatattctgttaataaatgcttTTCACAAGCAGATTTGATTTAATTCAGACCATTGGCAGCTGATTTCATTGTTTGCTTGTTCTATATATGCATTGTTGCAGAGAGAGATAAGACAGAT
It contains:
- the slc7a8b gene encoding large neutral amino acids transporter small subunit 2 is translated as MTDGPRQRAGAAAAAGDAASEPGQESQGGGGGVALKKEIGLVSACGIIVGNIIGSGIFVSPKGVLENAGSVGLALMVWVVTGLITAVGALCYAELGVTIPKSGGDYSYVKDIFGGLAGFLRLWIAVLVIYPTNQAVIALTFSNYVLQPLFPTCFAPETGLRLLAAVCLLLLTWVNCASVRWATRVQDVFTAGKLLALALIIIMGIVQICKGEYYWLQPAQAFESFVEPDVGLIALAFLQGSFAYGGWNFLNYVTEELVDPYRNLPRAIFISIPLVTFVYVFANVAYVTAMSPQELLASNAVAVTFGEKLLGVMSWIMPISVALSTFGGVNGSLFTSSRLFFAGAREGHLPRLLAMIHIKRCTPIPALLFTCVSTLLMLCTSDMYTLINYVGFINYLFYGVTVAGQIVLRWKQPDIVRPIKVSLVFPVVYLLFWAFLLVFSLYSEPVVCGIGLAIMLTGVPVYFLGVYWQNKPQCFDRLVDKMTYLGQKFCVVVYPAEDETGAASEGAASEGEKEERAPINPSPTGGEEAQGEGKGKAEGEEEKEKEAEC